The sequence below is a genomic window from Chiroxiphia lanceolata isolate bChiLan1 chromosome 8, bChiLan1.pri, whole genome shotgun sequence.
TTTCACATTTGTTTTGAGTCGTGATTCAGGACTTAGAGATGGATTGCTTCTCAGCTGAGGGGAGGAATCAAACAAGCTCTATCCCTGCTAGTGTCTGCATTGCTCTTTTGGGAGATAACAACTTTACAGACAACAGACTATCCAGTGGCTTTTTCTGCTtgtcagagagaagaaaggtaTCTTTTAGGCTCCATTGCAGTTCAGTTACAAGAGATAAAGCAACATAGTGCTCAAAAGGCAGAGTTTGATTAAAACAATAATATCTGATTTTATGGCAATATTAATTCTTcatgtggaaaaacaaaatatgaactAAATCGTGCCAAGAATATGATTCATCTGGTTCTTTTTTCTGCCTCATTGCGTGTGGGCAGCTTGCAGTAGTGTTAGTGGAATATATGTAagaggaataattttaaaagtgatcTCACTTTGCTGCTGGGATCCCTGGGGTCTTGGGAACACAGTACTGTACCTGTGCAGCACTAGCAGATTAGGGGGTATCCAGAGTATTTTTGAGCACAGTAGTGCTTTTTTGGTCAGATGAAGGATTTTATTGAGGAACAACCTCGTTGAGAGCAGGGTGTGATGTTTTTTTTGGACTGAGTTCTACCAGTGGATTCTGTGTCAGATCTTCTCACCTCTGCTAATTGTGGATGGACCCTCCTCTTTCCCCACACCTGCTCCCAAATTACCAGCCTTAGGTTAAtagctttttttaatgtagcGAACAGTCCTTCTAACATGTTGTCATGTTGACAATGTGCAGATGGTGGGGAATTAGTTTTAATCTATTTAATTCTAACTCCTCAGCCTCCTAATTGTCTGattaaataattctgaataaCAATTTTACATTGTTGAGACAACTTTTGGATTGATAGAGATATTAGATACACTTTTGCTGAAGAAAGAACAGCAATTTCGTATCCTAGTtctttatgaaattaaattgaGGTAATTGAAATTCAGCTTTCGATcaggttttgtggggttttacTTTCCTGTGGTGgactcttaaatattttctagtacAGCTGCAGAGATCTGTGTGATGCATTTGCCCCTGCTAGCAATAGAACTGTTTAATCTGTTTAGCTTTGGGGATCCCGTAGTAATTGCTCAGTGATCCTTGGCCCTGGGAATCATTGACTGAAACCCAGCAGGATGCAGAGGAGCTCAGGCTTACAGACTGTTAGTCAGGATCTGTGTGTAATGAAAAAGTGTGAAATAAGGCATCTTTTATGTGATTCCTGTAAGTTTGACTTGGCTACATAGGTGCTGGCCATATTTTTACATAACATTTCCGTGAGAATTTGATGCCTCTCACAATACCTAGGCCATGCTCTGGGTTCCTGGGTCTGTGCTGTATCAGCTGTGAGGTGAACACTGGGCTCCAGATGGAGTTGGCTCTGTGTGCCTGGGGGTTTCTGGCAATTCTGTCTTGATGGTTATAATTAATCATAAATCTAgtgtgcatttgtttttctgagttaTTTTCTACGAGGAGTCCATATCCTTTAGTTGGTAGGACTGCAGAACCGTGTCGGATTTGCCTGAATGGTTTCCATTAAACTGGGTGGTGTTTTCTGGGCACTGCTATGATGTGCTGTGCCAATGTGGGGTTAATTAGCCAGTGGTATTGCTGAGGTCCGATTTGAAAAGCAGGCCTGGTTTTCTTGTAAGGGTTAAGGCCGCAGATGATTTAAAGAACTCTTAGATGTTACAATCAGATTAAGTACCAGCACTGTCTATTGtgacttaaaattattttttaaaaggaaatgtaatataaataaagaaaatttgatTAGCATAACAAAAATTGAATTCCCgcttttgttgctgtttctgcCTAAGTTTctgccttaatttttttttttttattttgcataactCCTTACTTCATACCCATAATACTTCCTTGAGGCCTACAGACATATTCCTTCCGGGACACAATATTCTGACTCTAGCTAGATTTTGACATTGCTTCAACCATGTGACTTGTATGGTATCAGTAAAGAGGAAGAACgtgtttaatgaaatattaacacTTACTAAAATACAGTTTGGGATAGCTTATATGAGACTGTTGAGAAACTGGAGATGTCCATCTAAATATGGAAGCTGAGCACACTGTTTCCAAACTAACCTTCAGGTGAGCTGCTGTAAATTGCCTTACTCTTCATTTCAGCTTAGGGCTTGTCATTCTTTTTAAGAACTTGAAGCAAGAATGACTGACTGATTTTCAGCCTTAGCTGCAGTGTCCAGCCAAGTGGTATACTGGTTTAGCCAGTTTACTGGTCCAGCCAAATCAATATAATTATGCCAAATTACTGCTGAACTTTGCGGTACAAGCCTTTAGAGTTCAGTCCTGCTTTTAACTCAAGGGAGACTTTCATCTGCTTATgcaaattcattaaaaattgaGTCTTATACATCTGGTTTGAAATGCTAATGTTCTTTCTGTCCATTCATTTCTTTAGTCTCCCACCACCACATGTACAcactttcttcctctgcccctTAACAGTGGGGGAAAAATAGCTATAAATATGGATGGGGTCTTTAGCCTTCAGGGATTTTTATGGCTTCCTGTTTGATATTTTCCGATGTCTGTGCCTGTGCTTAATTAGGATATTCCTAGTATCTGTCAAAGAAGAGTTGAATTGCTGGAAGCcttatgcttatttttaatgtttttgttacaacaactttttctgttattatttataggcaaatttagaaaacaaaccagtAAATGGCCGCAGACCAGAACTCATGGAATGCAGTATATGTGGTCATGGTGAAAAATACAGGGTGAAAAGCAATCAAGCAGTGCCCATTGAAAATGTGCAgtgcaaagagaaggaaagaatgaCTGGCCTGGAAGCAGAGAAGTGGGCACATAACGAGAAGCCATCCTTTGGTGTCCATGTCAACGGCGACATCCACGGAGCTGTGCCGGGCACCGAGCACTTGAAACATGCTGGAGACAGTGACAGAGCAGTCTCCCCCAGTCAGTTAGCTGagccaaaaaaatcctttgcacAGACCATCAGAAATGGCATCAAACCCCTGCATTATTCACCACCAGAAGCCGTTGCTTCACTGAAAAAAGTGTCTGCAGAGGAAAGGACAGACTTGACGAGCAACTCCCACCTGCAGTGGACGAAAGGTACCAATGCGAATAACACAGTAAATGCTCTGACAACTGGCATTGGCTGTGCTCacccacaaaaccaaggaaatgttttaataaaggaggaaaactgCATGTGCAGCATCTCTGAGGATTTTGATAAGTCAGTTCTGCAGGCAGGTTCTATCTGGGGTCTGCAGGAAAGCTTGTGTTGTCCTCCCCTTCCTGAAGGGGAACTGCAGGCAGGAAAGGATGGCTTTGAAGTACCTAAGGTGGAGACACAGCCTGAGAATCCTACACTCCAGTCAACTTTCTTGTCCctgattaaaaccagaaatttaaCTGTGGAGCAGGTTGTAGCTATTGAAGCTTTAACACAGTTATCTGAAGCCCCTTTAGGAACAACTTCGCCAGCGAAAACTGAAGGTACTGAATGTATGCAAGAAACAACTTCCAACTTGCTCCATAGTTTTAAAAGTGACACCTCGTCCTCTTTCACATCTTCTGCACTAAAAGAGATCAAAGACACTTACTTACAGAAcgagcagcagctcctggctcacTGCACTCACCCGCAGAAGCAGCTCCCTAATAAGGCAGTGTTATACAATGGCCAAAGCTCAGTCCCGGAATTGCAGGATAAACCTGCCAACCTGGCTGGGGAGATGTGTAAGTTACAGTTATCCTCAAGAGACACCAAAACTTTATCTGACTTAACATCTAATGCAACATCACTTTCAGGATATACTACCGAGAAAAATTATGCTCATGATCCAGTTGCCCTTGGACAGTATTGCAACGCTTCCTGTAATGTCCAGCAAACAGGGAACAACTTGGAAATTCCTGGCCAGTTAGAGCAAAAAACGCCCTCTAATGATTTGAACTTGGAAACTGGCTCTTTGATTAAGGAAGGAGGAATTCATAGCCAGGATGAAGAAGATGTAGCTGCACAACTAACTCAACTTGCAGCACTGATTGAATCAAACCAGGCCAATTCACAACAGAAGAATGACATAAAGGCATCACTGATTAATCTAATATCACAGGAGAGGCAGCCAAAACATAACCAAGATGTGGTGCAGAAAAAGGAATCCGCATTTTTTAGGCATAATTATAGTTCCTTACTGATAAAGCAAAAACAAGTAACAAATAAGAAAGGCAGTGCTGTGCCATGGAAACCAAGACACAAAAAGAAGCCTCCAGAAGCACGCTATCAACAGGCTAATCAGAACCAGCTAGAGCTGTTGTCATGCCAGCACAACGAGTTGCAGGACATTTGGATATCATCAAAACTGCACAAGCTTGGTCAAGCCATGCCCCAAGACTCCAGAATAgctctgcctgaaaaaaaatctccaagaaCCAAAGTACAGAGAGCACAGAGTCAAAATACTTCATCATCACAAGAAAAAACTAGATTATTTCTCCCCCAAACGCAGATAAAATTCCACAGATGTTTACCTGAGGCaccacaagagaaaaaaaaagacaggttGTTTGGCTGTGAAGTGGTGAATGAGCAAATGAAAACTGCAGGCTCCCGGGACCCACTGGGCACCGACccactgaaaaatgaagttgttGCACGTGGCCAACGCAGTGACCTGTCCTCCCAAAATCCCCTGGCTgtttcacagctgaaaacagcatCCTTGTTGAACAGACCAACCGAAAACCTACAGATGTTTACACAACAATGCAATTCTCAGgtacagcaaacagcagctggcAGTCAGGCACACCCTTCGCCTCCAACCCTTAACCAGTCCGACCTGAGAGCCAACGAAAAGAGCAGTGAGAGCACAGCCTGTGTCCAGCAGGGCACACAGGCAGACCCAAAGGTGCAGGTGCTGCCTGTTCCCTGTGGAGGGGCCCAGGTACCAGCTTGTGCCGAGGCTCTCAGGAACATGGAGTGTGTGGGCGAGGTGACCGTCCTGACGTCATCCAGTTTGGGTGCTGACCACGCACAGAGCACGGGCGACTCAGGGTGTTCCCCAGCAAAAAACACGCTCAGCAGTTTCCTTGAATCACCTATGAAGTTTCTTGATACCCCCACAAAAAATTTAATAGATACACCTACAAAAAAAGGACAGTCTGAGTTGCCAACTTGTGACTGTGTTGGTAAGTGTTTCTGCTAACTTTTACCTGTACCTTTCCCATGGAGACGTGCTCGTGTTGTTCCTTTGAATGTGAGGAATCCTGTTACACAAAGAATCAGTGCTTCACCATtagaaaacaggaggaaatgatttttcccctttctgtaaCTTTTGcttggtgttctttgggcctgcaaagcacagcagaattGAGTATTTTTGGTATTGCAACTGGCAGGTTTAAATATTCCACTTAAATTTAAACCCAAGAGGAAAAGGagtttctctgctgttttacCATTGCTGACTTGTGCTTTATGTGTATTTATCTGCAGTATATCAGGTTCTGATTTTGATGGTCTAGAAGTGGTTTTTGTCTGGGGGGCTTGGGAAAAATGTCCCAGTACATTGTCACTGTCACCTAAATGCTGTCAGATAAGTGGGAGAGCACAGCTGGAGGGGGTCCTGTTGCTGTCCCTGTCAGTCCTGATGGCCTGGAAGAGGCTGTGCcaaagggaaagggggagagatGGGGTGGGGTTGAGGTGAGTCACAAGTAGTGACTTGTGAGCAGGATGGGATGTCAGACCAAACACAGCTTGGCTGAGGGTGGTACACGCTGTGTTGTCAGACTACTCGAGTGCACAGATGGAAAGTCAGAGACTTGAAGCAATCTGCCTGTGTACAATTGTTGTtatctttgctttcctgttctGAATCAACAGGGTGCTAGTTAAGAGGCCTGGATTATGTCTTCTGTTCTGTAGTATATGACTATCAGttaacttattttttcccctctgtctaaaatgaaataatgttttcctaCCAACAAGGATATTGGGAATCTTACTTAGTCAATACATGCCAGCTCCTGTAATGAAAATTTGTGaagaatgcaaaatatttctataattaGGGTTACtttataacattaaaaaataacagcagattaataggaggagaaaaatataaaattttgtCTGAGGAAACAAACCTGTCCTACTCTCTATTCATTACATTTCAGGGTCAGATTTGATGTATTGTGATTTCATTTGCAAGGTGTGTCTGTAAACCATTTCTAAGTTTACTTTTAATGCAGTATATAAATTTTGTATGTGCCAATTTAGTTTTCTTCACCTGCTTACAGAGCAAATTATAGAGAAAGATGAAGGCCCCTATTACACACACCTTGGGACAGGACCCAGTGTTGCTGCTGTGAGAGAAATCATGGAGAACAGGTGAGGAAAACTCAGCTTTTAAGGCTCACAGTACTCCTGGCTGTCTAAACAGGGCAGAAGTAGAGCTCACAGAAATGATGTTCAGATGTGCATGAGGTGAGGGTTTCAGTTCCAAATTTGGGTGTCTTTTCTGAGCACTTGTGACTGCAGGATTGCAGTTCAAGTGCTCCGAGGTGTCAATAGAAGGACAGATCAGCAGCTGGCAAAAGCAGGTTTTCCGGTGTCCCAcatgcagagaagctgtggcaaACTGGAAAGACAAAGGTCACATCAGTGACTGAGTGCACTAGGATTTACATTCAGGTAACACTTTCTTGCCCAAGTAACATTTCCCTGATGTCAAAAACCACTCTTGCGAATaggattttaaactgaaaagggttttttttgacttcataaagatttttgttctgttttcagcaaagtaataataaattggttattcttattttattaaaaatgtttcctgttttaaaatggTCTACAGCAGTTTGTTTTACTCATGAACTCTTTTAAATGCAGGTATGGAGCAAAAGGAAGCGCTGTAAGAATAGAGGTAGTGGTTTATAcgggaaaggaaggaaaaagctctCAGGGG
It includes:
- the TET1 gene encoding methylcytosine dioxygenase TET1 isoform X4; translation: MECSICGHGEKYRVKSNQAVPIENVQCKEKERMTGLEAEKWAHNEKPSFGVHVNGDIHGAVPGTEHLKHAGDSDRAVSPSQLAEPKKSFAQTIRNGIKPLHYSPPEAVASLKKVSAEERTDLTSNSHLQWTKGTNANNTVNALTTGIGCAHPQNQGNVLIKEENCMCSISEDFDKSVLQAGSIWGLQESLCCPPLPEGELQAGKDGFEVPKVETQPENPTLQSTFLSLIKTRNLTVEQVVAIEALTQLSEAPLGTTSPAKTEGTECMQETTSNLLHSFKSDTSSSFTSSALKEIKDTYLQNEQQLLAHCTHPQKQLPNKAVLYNGQSSVPELQDKPANLAGEMCKLQLSSRDTKTLSDLTSNATSLSGYTTEKNYAHDPVALGQYCNASCNVQQTGNNLEIPGQLEQKTPSNDLNLETGSLIKEGGIHSQDEEDVAAQLTQLAALIESNQANSQQKNDIKASLINLISQERQPKHNQDVVQKKESAFFRHNYSSLLIKQKQVTNKKGSAVPWKPRHKKKPPEARYQQANQNQLELLSCQHNELQDIWISSKLHKLGQAMPQDSRIALPEKKSPRTKVQRAQSQNTSSSQEKTRLFLPQTQIKFHRCLPEAPQEKKKDRLFGCEVVNEQMKTAGSRDPLGTDPLKNEVVARGQRSDLSSQNPLAVSQLKTASLLNRPTENLQMFTQQCNSQVQQTAAGSQAHPSPPTLNQSDLRANEKSSESTACVQQGTQADPKVQVLPVPCGGAQVPACAEALRNMECVGEVTVLTSSSLGADHAQSTGDSGCSPAKNTLSSFLESPMKFLDTPTKNLIDTPTKKGQSELPTCDCVEQIIEKDEGPYYTHLGTGPSVAAVREIMENRYGAKGSAVRIEVVVYTGKEGKSSQGCPIAKWVIRRSSDEEKLLCLVRQRAGHHCQTAVIVILILAWEGIPHLLADTLYKELTQSLRKYGCPTSRRCALNEDRTCACQGLDPETCGASFSFGCSWSMYFNGCKFARSKNPRKFRLLTDDPKQEELLENNLQTLATDVAPVYKKLAPEAFQNQVENEHMGPDCRLGCQAGRPFSGVTACIDFCAHAHKDTHNMHNGSTVVCTLTKEDNRSVGVIPSDEQLHVLPLYKISQTDEFGTEEGLEAKIKAGAIQVLTAFPREVRMLAEPLRATKKKKPDTRRTPSEKQPLIDKKYSTPVKLKTEAPENLGNALHCLGNKTDALKPGIKMETSNHLYAMKHTSNTTKNCSLLKQCPASSPFKVDSLHPCPSLAHKPGLTAVTNIQQDFSVPYGYFECSTKQPHVTPYVNCKSFDVSVKDYTGILLDEKVNGVPPMLPEVTAPGPPAHTDPLPTILEHQPDKKNCQLQLDSSSSQIVSSCDLSVPLSSPATDAVGNGADCSHGCPVEKGSSHRGQMCDLDCIEEKQSSALGHPADSEEKAEELWSDSEHNFLDDDIGGVAVAPSHGSILIECARRELHATTPIKKPNRNHPTRISLVFYQHKNLNEPKHGLDMWEAKRAERAKEKEKEAERLGTENSELSSSNRKAKQPSENRDLFYEDNEFNQIPSRRALTVTKDNVITVSSYALTRVAGPYNHWA